The following are encoded together in the Arcticibacterium luteifluviistationis genome:
- a CDS encoding DUF4260 domain-containing protein, giving the protein MKKLLSLEELAQFAFGIFLFSKLSFAWWWFPVLIFLPDLSMLGYLFNAKIGAWVYNFFHHKALGIVILTIGFIYDFEAVSLTGIILFSHSALDRVLGYGLKHETDFKDTHLGRIGK; this is encoded by the coding sequence ATGAAGAAACTTTTAAGCCTCGAGGAGCTTGCTCAGTTTGCATTTGGAATCTTTCTTTTTAGCAAGCTTTCTTTTGCTTGGTGGTGGTTTCCTGTCTTAATTTTTCTTCCCGATTTAAGCATGTTGGGTTATCTCTTTAATGCCAAAATAGGAGCATGGGTTTATAATTTTTTTCATCATAAAGCATTAGGAATTGTAATACTGACCATAGGTTTCATATATGATTTCGAGGCGGTTTCGCTAACAGGAATCATTCTGTTTTCTCACTCAGCATTAGATAGGGTTTTGGGTTATGGCTTAAAACACGAAACAGATTTTAAGGATACACATTTAGGTAGGATAGGTAAATAA
- a CDS encoding PaaI family thioesterase, giving the protein MGVIEQFKKMIGQEAKNVSPSPYGRWLNGTLLEAEEGRLRMSYLIREEFANPAGIAHGGVLAGIIDEVMGMTTFSLGRDGFYVAANLNVDFLRPAMVGDEVTIQSEVIRAGKTIAHVECRISSKDGKLLAKATSNLIMTVIK; this is encoded by the coding sequence ATGGGAGTAATAGAACAATTTAAAAAGATGATTGGCCAAGAGGCCAAAAATGTAAGCCCCTCTCCGTACGGAAGATGGTTAAACGGAACGCTTTTAGAAGCGGAAGAGGGCAGACTTCGAATGTCATATCTAATAAGAGAAGAGTTTGCTAACCCCGCTGGTATAGCACATGGAGGCGTTTTGGCAGGAATCATTGACGAAGTTATGGGTATGACCACCTTCTCTTTAGGACGAGATGGCTTTTATGTAGCAGCCAACTTAAATGTAGATTTTCTGCGACCAGCAATGGTTGGCGATGAAGTCACAATACAATCAGAAGTGATAAGAGCAGGAAAAACCATAGCTCATGTAGAGTGCAGAATAAGCTCTAAGGATGGGAAGTTGTTAGCAAAGGCTACTTCAAACTTGATTATGACAGTTATCAAATAA
- a CDS encoding TolC family protein, with the protein MKKLTYLFVLCSFGALAQERILDAYIEEGLSTNLALKQQKLEIEKSVKAIDIARSNIFPKITFAPNYTVAAGGRSIEFPIGDLLNPVYGSLNQLTQSDNFPMVENQNIQFAPNNFHETKFTFELPLFNPEIKYNILLQRDLVQTEEAKRRLLEYELKYNIEAAYYQYLQSLEALDIYKNSAVFLNQYLDFNQRLVKNQLALKDVVYASEYEINKLEGEIANAEKNIDKAKAYFNFLINRPFDSLVEVDTLLLNKLPIVQEVDALQNAAILHRPEFSQLQAGMNVNNTLLQLQEKSAKLPSVYFGGSTGFQGYGYTFNKQAYAIGQLGLNWDIFHGNEKKHKIQQTEIQGKILEVKQQEAEQQIKMQVAQAYIDYSASLKALKASEAALGSTASLLEIVEKKYKNKDALYIELIKAQNDNLIAAQKTSLAKFDIWLKKSVLDKVSAK; encoded by the coding sequence ATGAAAAAGCTCACCTACCTTTTTGTGTTATGCTCTTTTGGTGCTTTAGCTCAAGAAAGGATTCTAGATGCGTATATAGAAGAGGGTTTGAGTACAAACCTTGCTTTAAAGCAGCAGAAACTGGAAATAGAAAAATCGGTAAAGGCTATTGATATAGCTCGCTCTAATATTTTTCCTAAAATTACTTTTGCTCCAAATTATACGGTAGCCGCTGGTGGTAGAAGCATAGAGTTTCCTATCGGAGATTTGTTAAATCCGGTTTACGGTTCGCTTAATCAGCTTACGCAAAGCGATAATTTTCCGATGGTGGAAAACCAGAATATTCAATTTGCTCCAAACAATTTTCATGAGACCAAGTTTACTTTTGAGTTGCCTTTATTCAATCCTGAAATAAAGTATAACATTCTTCTTCAAAGGGATTTGGTTCAAACCGAGGAAGCAAAAAGAAGGCTACTGGAATATGAACTGAAATACAATATTGAAGCGGCGTACTATCAATATTTACAAAGTTTAGAGGCTCTTGATATTTATAAAAACTCGGCTGTTTTTTTGAATCAGTATCTTGATTTTAATCAGCGACTTGTAAAAAATCAGTTGGCTTTGAAAGATGTCGTTTATGCGTCGGAGTATGAAATCAATAAGCTAGAAGGCGAAATAGCCAATGCTGAAAAGAACATTGATAAAGCGAAAGCCTATTTCAATTTTTTGATAAATAGACCTTTTGATTCGCTAGTGGAAGTGGACACGCTTTTGTTAAATAAACTTCCAATAGTACAAGAGGTTGATGCTTTGCAAAATGCTGCTATTCTTCATAGACCTGAGTTTAGTCAACTTCAAGCGGGAATGAATGTAAATAACACCTTACTCCAGCTGCAAGAGAAAAGTGCAAAGTTGCCAAGTGTTTATTTTGGTGGTAGCACCGGTTTTCAAGGTTACGGATATACATTTAATAAGCAGGCTTATGCTATTGGTCAGTTGGGTTTAAACTGGGATATTTTTCATGGAAACGAAAAGAAGCACAAAATTCAGCAAACAGAAATTCAAGGGAAAATATTAGAGGTAAAGCAGCAAGAAGCAGAGCAACAAATAAAAATGCAAGTAGCTCAAGCCTATATCGACTATAGTGCTTCTTTGAAAGCTTTAAAAGCATCGGAAGCGGCTTTAGGGAGTACGGCTTCGCTACTTGAGATTGTTGAGAAAAAATATAAAAACAAAGACGCTCTTTACATAGAGCTTATCAAAGCTCAAAACGATAATTTGATAGCAGCACAAAAGACTTCACTGGCCAAGTTTGATATTTGGTTGAAAAAATCGGTTTTGGATAAAGTTAGTGCTAAGTAA